The following proteins come from a genomic window of Halorussus halophilus:
- a CDS encoding 2,3,4,5-tetrahydropyridine-2,6-dicarboxylate N-succinyltransferase, with product MSLESEISDLWQRYDAGDISAESASTDALDSLDAFLDALESGEVRAAEPRDGDWEANEWVKQGILLNFGLREIEAREYGDVAYHDVLPLRETGDLPERGSRNTPDGTVLRRGAYLGADCIMMSPSFVNIGAYVGDSTLVDSCDTVGSCAQIGADVKLGANTLIGGVLEPVEDAPVVVEDGVSLGAGCRVTSGFVVGENSIVAENTLLTPRIPVYDLVEEEILYGELPPERRAFTRFVESSVGDHDLFDGGAYKPAVVAMDVEATTLEGTEREEALRE from the coding sequence ATGAGCCTCGAATCCGAGATTTCGGACCTCTGGCAACGGTACGACGCTGGAGACATCTCCGCAGAATCAGCAAGTACGGACGCGCTCGACAGTCTCGACGCGTTCCTCGACGCGCTCGAATCGGGCGAGGTTCGGGCCGCGGAACCTCGCGACGGCGACTGGGAAGCCAACGAGTGGGTCAAGCAGGGCATCCTGCTCAACTTCGGCCTGCGCGAAATCGAGGCGAGAGAGTACGGTGACGTTGCCTACCACGACGTGCTTCCTCTGCGCGAGACGGGCGACTTGCCAGAAAGAGGCTCCCGAAACACGCCGGACGGCACCGTCCTCCGGCGCGGTGCGTACCTCGGTGCCGATTGCATCATGATGAGTCCAAGTTTCGTGAATATTGGAGCCTACGTCGGCGACAGCACGCTCGTGGACTCCTGCGACACGGTCGGCTCCTGCGCCCAAATCGGCGCGGACGTGAAGTTGGGCGCGAACACCCTGATTGGCGGTGTCCTCGAACCGGTCGAGGATGCGCCGGTCGTCGTAGAAGACGGCGTCTCGCTCGGCGCTGGCTGTCGGGTAACCTCGGGCTTCGTCGTCGGCGAAAATTCGATTGTCGCGGAAAACACCCTTCTCACGCCCCGAATTCCAGTGTACGACCTCGTCGAAGAGGAGATTCTGTACGGAGAACTGCCGCCGGAACGCCGCGCGTTCACTCGATTCGTGGAATCCTCGGTCGGCGACCACGACCTCTTCGACGGCGGAGCGTACAAGCCCGCGGTCGTCGCCATGGACGTTGAAGCAACGACGCTCGAAGGCACCGAACGCGAGGAGGCGTTACGAGAATGA